A single window of Pseudoduganella plicata DNA harbors:
- a CDS encoding beta-ketoacyl [acyl carrier protein] synthase domain-containing protein: MTALAQMDHRIAVIGTALALPGADSLAGFERMAFDAADAFSARPGAAAAGENWVDRAAYLDDWSGFDYRLYGLSLRDSVIIDPQQRLFLQHCWKAAEAAGYNPLALPARSAVFSTASDSDFVQLARAAADDAGNYHPFEIEVGSNKEQQALRVSHVLNLRGPSFGVQSACSSGLLVLHTAMQALALHDCDLALAGGACLPFPLHEGYEYRPGMNLSRSGVIRSFDQDADGMVPGFGCVVFVLKRLVDAERDRDPVLAVLAASTLNNDGSNKASYVAPSSAAVAENLQALLRKGGLGPGAIDFVEAHGSGTYIGDVIEAAALRQVFRASPRAAAGTAVASAKASVGHLDTVAGLVGLLRAIVQIGRGSIAPAANFTALNPRISFDGTPLYVPTAAVAASRPLTGIVNALGIGGTNCALLVQSAPPSPAVSAAAGGVLPVRVGAGSAERLRAAVARAAAALTTTHADFEAIAFSLNRRAQGKPFLAQFAAADASALAAQMAAYDGAALPATAPQPEVGAGPRAVDLGWSEIDPQARVGLPQAPMAEVAPAGANDAAQRLRAIWQSALLLQDVAPQMSFRDAGGHSMLALTMLDDINGAFGTQHDLDWIDQHDRFDQQLAALDAPSGPAPATRLVKLIRPAQGTPRLRLVLVHASISGYETYRPLAAQLAPDIELLAIDSHNLYAEEGQLIRDAAALAALYADQLRAALPQRAVPLYLGGWSLGGMLADLMVPLLAADYPLCGTVAIDSVVYREEHAALFADSALAYFMDQTSLLADRFEADQLQRQARRLQQVFAAERAMARAFVPGGRELPFLNIVAVGTRMPLTEPALLQAFDRAKNDNGWRRHTGEPIVRIDAHHVQIVDPAHLAMIALHINRFTRSACTTTSS; encoded by the coding sequence ATGACCGCACTAGCGCAGATGGACCACCGCATCGCGGTCATCGGGACGGCGCTGGCGCTGCCGGGCGCGGACTCGCTGGCCGGATTCGAGCGCATGGCGTTCGACGCCGCGGATGCGTTCTCGGCCCGGCCCGGCGCAGCCGCAGCCGGCGAGAACTGGGTCGACCGGGCCGCCTACCTGGACGACTGGTCCGGGTTCGACTATCGCCTGTATGGCTTGTCGCTGCGCGACAGCGTCATCATCGACCCCCAGCAGCGGCTGTTCCTGCAGCACTGCTGGAAGGCCGCCGAGGCGGCCGGCTACAACCCGCTGGCGCTGCCGGCCCGCAGTGCGGTGTTCTCGACTGCCTCCGACAGCGACTTCGTGCAGCTGGCACGCGCCGCGGCGGACGATGCCGGCAACTACCATCCGTTCGAGATCGAGGTCGGCTCGAACAAGGAACAGCAGGCGCTGCGGGTGTCGCACGTGCTGAATCTGCGCGGCCCCAGCTTCGGGGTGCAGTCGGCCTGTTCCAGCGGCCTGCTGGTGCTGCACACGGCCATGCAGGCGCTGGCGCTGCACGACTGCGACCTGGCCCTGGCCGGTGGCGCCTGCCTGCCGTTCCCCCTGCACGAGGGCTATGAATACCGCCCCGGCATGAATCTGTCGCGCAGCGGCGTGATCCGCTCGTTCGACCAGGACGCCGACGGCATGGTGCCCGGCTTCGGTTGCGTCGTCTTCGTACTGAAGCGGCTGGTGGACGCCGAACGCGACCGCGACCCGGTCCTGGCGGTGCTGGCCGCGAGCACACTGAACAACGATGGCAGCAACAAGGCCAGCTACGTGGCGCCCAGCTCGGCGGCCGTGGCCGAGAACCTGCAGGCGCTGCTGCGCAAGGGCGGCCTGGGGCCGGGCGCCATCGATTTCGTCGAGGCCCACGGTTCCGGCACCTACATTGGCGACGTGATCGAGGCGGCTGCGCTGCGCCAGGTGTTTCGCGCCAGTCCGCGCGCGGCGGCCGGCACCGCGGTGGCGTCGGCAAAGGCCTCGGTCGGCCACCTCGACACGGTGGCCGGGCTGGTCGGCCTGCTGCGCGCAATCGTCCAGATCGGCCGCGGCAGCATCGCGCCGGCGGCCAATTTCACCGCGCTCAATCCGCGCATCAGTTTCGACGGGACCCCGCTGTACGTGCCGACCGCGGCCGTCGCCGCTAGCCGGCCACTCACCGGCATCGTCAATGCGCTCGGCATCGGCGGCACCAACTGCGCGCTGCTGGTCCAGTCGGCACCGCCGTCGCCGGCGGTGAGCGCGGCCGCGGGCGGCGTGCTGCCGGTGCGCGTGGGCGCAGGCAGCGCGGAACGCCTGCGCGCGGCCGTCGCACGCGCCGCTGCGGCACTGACCACCACGCACGCCGATTTCGAAGCAATCGCGTTTTCGTTGAACCGGCGTGCGCAGGGCAAACCGTTCCTTGCGCAGTTCGCGGCCGCCGACGCCAGCGCGCTGGCGGCCCAGATGGCCGCTTACGATGGCGCGGCCTTGCCGGCCACGGCGCCGCAGCCAGAGGTGGGCGCCGGCCCCCGCGCCGTCGACCTGGGCTGGAGCGAAATCGATCCGCAGGCGCGGGTCGGCCTGCCGCAGGCGCCCATGGCCGAGGTCGCGCCTGCCGGCGCCAACGATGCCGCCCAGCGCCTGCGCGCCATCTGGCAGTCGGCGCTGCTGCTGCAGGACGTGGCGCCGCAGATGTCGTTCCGTGACGCCGGCGGCCATTCGATGCTGGCGCTGACGATGCTCGACGATATCAACGGGGCGTTCGGCACGCAGCACGACCTCGACTGGATCGACCAGCACGACCGCTTCGACCAGCAACTTGCCGCGCTCGACGCGCCGTCCGGCCCTGCGCCGGCGACCCGTCTCGTCAAGCTGATCCGCCCCGCGCAGGGTACGCCGCGGCTGCGCCTGGTGCTGGTGCATGCAAGTATTTCGGGCTACGAAACCTACCGGCCGCTCGCGGCCCAGCTGGCGCCCGATATCGAACTGCTGGCGATCGATTCGCACAACCTGTATGCGGAGGAGGGGCAGCTGATCCGCGACGCGGCCGCGCTGGCCGCGCTGTATGCCGACCAGTTGCGCGCCGCGCTGCCGCAGCGCGCGGTGCCGCTGTACCTGGGCGGCTGGTCGCTGGGCGGCATGCTGGCGGACCTGATGGTGCCGTTGCTTGCCGCCGATTACCCGCTGTGCGGCACGGTGGCGATCGATTCGGTGGTGTACCGCGAGGAACATGCCGCGCTGTTCGCCGACAGCGCGCTGGCGTATTTCATGGACCAGACCAGCCTGCTGGCCGACCGCTTCGAGGCCGACCAGTTGCAGCGCCAGGCGCGCCGCCTGCAGCAGGTGTTCGCCGCCGAACGGGCGATGGCGCGCGCATTCGTGCCGGGTGGGCGGGAGCTGCCGTTCCTGAACATCGTTGCCGTCGGCACGCGTATGCCGCTCACCGAGCCGGCGCTGTTGCAGGCATTCGATCGCGCCAAGAACGACAACGGATGGCGCCGTCACACGGGCGAGCCGATCGTGCGCATCGACGCCCACCACGTACAGATCGTCGATCCGGCCCACCTGGCCATGATCGCCTTGCACATCAACCGATTCACGAGGTCCGCATGTACTACCACGTCATCCTGA
- a CDS encoding Dabb family protein has protein sequence MYYHVILMRFAPAVTAQQAEHALHALGQLRAQIPQMLSYSYGPNDPDNPHQRGFSHGFVMGFAGRAERDLYQQHPAHLDFIGTHLEPLLDEAVVFDFADLGGRA, from the coding sequence ATGTACTACCACGTCATCCTGATGCGCTTCGCGCCGGCCGTCACGGCGCAGCAGGCCGAGCACGCCCTGCATGCGCTGGGCCAGTTGCGCGCGCAGATTCCGCAGATGCTGTCCTATTCCTACGGGCCGAACGATCCGGACAACCCGCATCAGCGCGGTTTCAGCCACGGCTTCGTCATGGGCTTCGCGGGCCGCGCCGAACGCGACCTATACCAGCAGCACCCGGCGCACCTGGACTTCATCGGCACCCATCTGGAACCGCTGCTCGACGAAGCCGTCGTGTTCGACTTCGCCGACCTGGGCGGCCGCGCATGA
- a CDS encoding beta-ketoacyl synthase N-terminal-like domain-containing protein, whose translation MSAPVHEPLAIVGMACALPGAADYGAYWRALADGAPALAQDTAYAELFDPARYGITEQEARIMDPQCRQFLMLAEAAFADAGYERGQGMGKVGVVASQACNGTYHDYLATLAAQGHIPSLPTLLENVNRGSDFLATRVSYTFDLNGPAFNLQSGCSSSLVAVSEACHLLWSGRCDAVLAGGVAITYPLDGQYVYQAGSIYSEGGVCRPFDARADGTVPAGGGGAVLIKPLAQALRDGDRIHALVRGAGVNNDGARKVSFAAPSSDGQLALLRETYSAAGVAPARLAFVECHATGTVVGDPIEVRALRRLVEAYPPAQPHRPILLGSVKGHIGHLFWSSGIASLVKAVLALDHACYPGTANLETPNPLLKLNDSPFAVAATASVLDVDTHDCCGVSSMGVGGTNAHVILQRYQGQPGSRARLPAPDWQLRRFSLVPEKAASGVAAGSAAALPKAPPGEAQLCAAIVALYEEALSDTGLDENSNYFDLYGDSITAITLIDQLDAQFGIVLTQDDIYQHPTPLALARHLVTKLGRAAAPVAAEPPAPAETCLNPYQSRFYLLEKMQRGAYSHYNVPLCLTGAVAPDWERLSQALLAVLAAQPSFARCLKWNAGTIELGPPRAELLVAERRELAPDEDPAATLTAFFGHRFGLETGPTARLLLLRHGAQHYLALNFPHLLIDGVGLENLLRALERALAGQSMAAVVAPPVRAWDDADQQFWRDRLAGVAPSTLAARPPRGAGSAPQYPAGSVEAVVPPALYGAARAVCRANNCTPFVLYYAIFNALVAQQSGARHVLTGTTLNNRDGAALQRIDCRINNLPLHVPVQDAHDYGAILAATASQLSAALQHAAVPLDVIVQAAGGGVPYRMLFMFQNQNDGYRLELDGAVWREGGCRYQPVYGELCFQFKADAGDGLRLVVHHDPDYHSQADADSMIVAFFALGTQFTHHLLEADRHA comes from the coding sequence ATGAGCGCGCCCGTACACGAGCCGCTGGCCATCGTTGGCATGGCCTGTGCGTTGCCCGGCGCCGCCGATTACGGGGCGTACTGGCGTGCGCTGGCCGATGGCGCTCCCGCGCTGGCGCAGGACACGGCGTATGCCGAACTGTTCGATCCGGCGCGCTACGGCATCACCGAGCAGGAGGCGCGCATCATGGACCCGCAGTGCCGCCAGTTCCTGATGCTGGCCGAAGCGGCCTTCGCCGACGCGGGTTACGAGCGGGGCCAGGGCATGGGCAAGGTCGGCGTGGTGGCCTCCCAGGCCTGCAACGGCACCTATCACGATTACCTCGCCACGCTTGCCGCGCAAGGTCATATCCCCTCGTTGCCGACGCTGCTGGAAAACGTCAACCGCGGCAGCGATTTCCTGGCCACGCGGGTCAGTTATACATTCGACCTGAACGGCCCGGCCTTCAACCTGCAAAGCGGTTGCTCGTCTTCGCTGGTGGCGGTCAGCGAAGCCTGCCACCTGCTGTGGAGCGGGCGCTGCGATGCCGTGCTGGCCGGCGGCGTGGCAATTACCTATCCGCTTGACGGTCAGTATGTGTACCAGGCCGGATCGATTTATTCCGAGGGCGGCGTGTGCCGGCCGTTCGATGCGCGGGCCGACGGTACCGTGCCGGCCGGCGGCGGCGGGGCCGTGCTGATCAAGCCGCTGGCGCAGGCGCTGCGCGACGGCGACCGGATCCATGCGCTGGTGCGCGGTGCCGGCGTCAACAACGATGGCGCGCGCAAGGTCAGCTTTGCCGCGCCGTCCAGCGACGGCCAGCTGGCGCTGCTGCGCGAGACGTACTCGGCGGCCGGCGTGGCGCCGGCACGGCTGGCGTTTGTCGAGTGCCACGCGACCGGCACAGTGGTCGGCGATCCCATCGAAGTGCGCGCGTTACGGCGGCTGGTCGAAGCGTATCCGCCGGCGCAGCCGCACCGGCCGATCCTGCTCGGTTCGGTCAAGGGACATATCGGCCACCTGTTCTGGTCGTCCGGGATCGCGTCGCTGGTCAAGGCGGTGCTCGCCCTCGACCATGCGTGCTACCCGGGCACGGCCAACCTCGAGACGCCGAATCCCCTGTTGAAGCTGAACGATTCGCCCTTCGCGGTGGCCGCCACGGCCAGCGTGCTCGACGTTGACACGCACGACTGCTGCGGCGTCAGTTCAATGGGTGTCGGCGGCACCAACGCCCACGTGATCCTGCAGCGCTACCAGGGGCAGCCTGGCAGCCGCGCCCGGCTGCCAGCGCCGGACTGGCAGTTGCGCCGCTTCAGCCTGGTCCCGGAAAAAGCCGCATCCGGCGTGGCCGCCGGCTCGGCCGCGGCGCTGCCAAAGGCGCCGCCGGGCGAGGCCCAGCTGTGCGCCGCCATCGTGGCGCTGTACGAGGAAGCGCTGTCCGATACCGGATTGGATGAAAACAGCAATTACTTCGACCTGTACGGCGATTCGATCACGGCCATCACGCTGATCGACCAGCTGGACGCGCAATTCGGCATCGTGCTGACCCAGGACGATATCTATCAGCATCCGACGCCGCTGGCGCTGGCACGCCACCTGGTGACGAAGCTGGGGCGGGCGGCCGCGCCGGTCGCAGCGGAACCGCCGGCGCCCGCCGAGACGTGCCTGAATCCCTACCAGTCACGCTTTTACCTGCTGGAGAAGATGCAGCGCGGTGCCTACAGCCACTACAACGTTCCGCTGTGCCTGACCGGCGCCGTTGCGCCCGATTGGGAGCGGCTGAGCCAGGCGTTGCTGGCGGTGCTGGCCGCGCAGCCGTCATTTGCCCGTTGCCTCAAGTGGAACGCCGGCACGATCGAACTGGGACCGCCACGCGCGGAGCTGCTGGTCGCCGAGCGGCGCGAACTGGCGCCGGATGAAGACCCGGCGGCCACGTTGACGGCCTTCTTCGGCCATCGTTTCGGCCTGGAGACCGGGCCGACGGCACGCCTCTTGCTGCTGCGCCACGGCGCGCAGCACTATCTGGCCTTGAATTTCCCGCATCTGCTGATCGACGGCGTGGGCCTGGAAAACCTGCTGCGCGCGCTCGAACGCGCGCTGGCGGGGCAGAGCATGGCGGCCGTGGTCGCGCCGCCGGTGCGTGCCTGGGACGACGCCGACCAGCAGTTCTGGCGCGACCGGCTGGCCGGCGTCGCGCCCAGCACCCTGGCGGCGCGGCCGCCGCGCGGCGCCGGCAGTGCGCCGCAGTACCCGGCCGGCAGCGTCGAAGCCGTCGTGCCGCCCGCCCTGTATGGCGCGGCGCGCGCCGTCTGCCGGGCCAACAACTGCACGCCATTTGTCCTGTACTACGCCATCTTCAATGCGCTGGTGGCGCAGCAAAGCGGGGCGCGCCATGTCTTGACGGGCACGACGCTGAACAACCGCGACGGCGCCGCCCTTCAGCGGATCGACTGCCGCATCAACAACCTGCCGCTGCACGTGCCGGTCCAGGACGCGCACGACTACGGCGCGATCCTGGCGGCGACCGCCAGCCAGTTGAGCGCCGCATTGCAGCACGCGGCGGTGCCGCTCGACGTGATCGTGCAGGCCGCCGGGGGCGGCGTGCCTTACCGCATGCTGTTCATGTTCCAGAACCAGAACGACGGCTACCGGCTGGAACTGGACGGCGCGGTGTGGCGCGAGGGTGGCTGCCGCTACCAGCCGGTGTATGGCGAACTGTGTTTCCAGTTCAAGGCGGACGCCGGCGACGGGCTGCGGCTGGTCGTTCACCATGACCCGGACTATCACAGCCAGGCGGATGCGGACAGCATGATCGTCGCGTTCTTCGCGCTCGGCACCCAATTCACCCATCATTTACTGGAAGCTGACCGCCATGCTTAG
- a CDS encoding non-ribosomal peptide synthetase, which translates to MLSGRITSGYPDFIARFDGAAARWPERTALRCGTLEWTYAQLRQQAIDSAALLAGLTLAPDAAVLLCLPRGAALLAAMIGCQYLGVPYIPIGWSTPPARLQQMLGALPGSVVLHDSASPSHPGLSGIGAGVALVDLAARNAGQPRPAHAGGREAYRIFTSGSTGVPKAVMVTTLACANLLDHFSVLLADHAAPLVLSSTSPGFDIFYLEYALALANGATLVLADEQQAASPQALARLLTTLRPALYQSTPSLLKCLLPYLAPDYRFDTVLVGGEALGQQLSGTLFARARHAYNVYGPTETTVWSTWMRLEAPGERRIGVPIQNTLIAIVDADGRAVASGESGRLLIGGDGLALGYLGQPQLTAEKFGHAMHDDVLWYDTGDIGFIDADGLLNFVTRAGDYVKVNGHRIELLEVSDALEALPFVAEAAVLCVRDRHDVDTLAAFIKTDPRTPCADPVGSARAELARLLPAYMQPHSLTVVADFPRNSAGKLDRKALAPLVQVPVTPASPATGLAGDIAALLAPYLNVSRLGPDDNLFAQGLTSMHAVSFHLDLAAHWPHIELFHVFEHPTLSRLSALAAEQPCTA; encoded by the coding sequence ATGCTTAGTGGACGCATCACCTCGGGCTATCCCGACTTCATCGCGCGCTTCGACGGCGCGGCCGCACGCTGGCCGGAACGCACCGCCCTGCGTTGCGGCACGCTGGAATGGACCTACGCCCAGTTGCGCCAGCAGGCCATCGACAGCGCCGCGCTGCTGGCCGGCCTGACGCTGGCGCCGGATGCGGCTGTGCTGTTGTGCCTGCCACGCGGCGCGGCGCTGCTGGCGGCCATGATCGGCTGCCAGTACCTCGGCGTGCCGTACATTCCGATCGGCTGGAGCACACCGCCCGCACGCCTGCAGCAGATGCTGGGCGCGCTGCCCGGCAGCGTGGTACTGCACGACAGCGCCAGCCCGTCCCATCCGGGACTGTCCGGCATCGGTGCCGGGGTTGCCCTGGTCGACCTGGCCGCGCGCAACGCGGGGCAGCCGCGACCTGCGCATGCCGGCGGCCGCGAGGCCTACCGCATCTTCACGTCCGGCTCGACCGGCGTGCCGAAGGCGGTGATGGTCACCACGCTAGCCTGCGCCAACCTGCTCGACCATTTCAGCGTGCTGCTGGCCGACCACGCGGCGCCGCTGGTACTGTCCAGTACATCTCCCGGCTTCGATATCTTCTACCTGGAATATGCGTTGGCCCTGGCGAATGGCGCCACCCTGGTGCTGGCCGACGAGCAGCAGGCCGCTTCGCCCCAGGCGCTGGCGCGCCTGCTGACGACGCTGCGACCCGCGCTGTACCAGTCCACCCCATCCCTGCTGAAATGCCTGCTGCCCTATCTGGCGCCGGACTATCGCTTCGATACGGTGCTGGTGGGCGGGGAGGCGCTCGGCCAGCAGCTGTCAGGCACGCTGTTCGCCCGCGCGCGTCACGCCTACAACGTGTACGGCCCGACGGAAACCACGGTGTGGTCGACATGGATGCGGCTGGAGGCACCGGGAGAGCGCCGGATCGGCGTGCCTATCCAGAACACCCTTATAGCTATTGTCGATGCCGACGGTCGCGCCGTGGCATCGGGCGAGTCAGGCCGACTGCTGATCGGTGGTGACGGCCTGGCGCTCGGCTATCTCGGCCAGCCGCAACTGACTGCTGAAAAATTCGGCCACGCCATGCACGATGACGTGCTGTGGTACGACACCGGCGATATCGGCTTCATCGACGCCGATGGCCTGCTCAATTTTGTCACCCGCGCCGGCGACTACGTAAAGGTCAACGGTCACCGCATCGAATTGCTCGAAGTCAGCGACGCGCTCGAAGCGCTGCCGTTCGTGGCCGAGGCCGCCGTGTTGTGCGTGCGCGACCGGCATGACGTGGACACGCTGGCGGCGTTCATCAAGACCGATCCCCGCACGCCGTGCGCGGACCCGGTCGGCAGCGCCCGTGCCGAGCTGGCACGGCTGCTGCCGGCGTATATGCAGCCGCACAGCCTGACGGTGGTCGCCGATTTTCCGCGCAACAGTGCCGGCAAGCTCGATCGCAAGGCGCTGGCGCCGCTGGTGCAGGTTCCGGTGACGCCGGCCAGCCCGGCGACTGGCCTCGCCGGCGATATCGCGGCGCTGCTGGCGCCTTACCTGAACGTATCGCGGCTGGGCCCGGACGACAACCTGTTCGCCCAGGGGCTGACGTCGATGCACGCCGTGTCGTTCCACCTCGACCTGGCGGCGCACTGGCCGCACATCGAGCTGTTCCATGTTTTCGAGCATCCCACGCTATCGCGTCTGTCGGCCCTGGCGGCCGAGCAGCCGTGCACGGCATAA